Proteins encoded within one genomic window of Pongo pygmaeus isolate AG05252 chromosome 6, NHGRI_mPonPyg2-v2.0_pri, whole genome shotgun sequence:
- the LOC129040939 gene encoding uncharacterized protein LOC129040939 produces the protein MKLSAAPRVWQSLIFKSPCPLRLLPPACPGSPRLRAPAPHPRFAPRPRAPPRPPPRLCLRLLLVSFSFPSSFVSGQTQPQKPATLPRPTARDPARREKPNTQLFCQAAEKRLFHSCSPGEAMRRKGGRTCLEWLKEGSEHPRSWGWFSWASVAVLLTGAATDHKRLPSACSVARPDQDVLQLGNTHPHCKEYCMEKRM, from the exons ATGAAGTTGTCAGCGGCGCCCCGAGTGTGGCAGAGCCTCATATTCAAATCGCCCTGCCCGCTCCGCCTGCTCCCGCCCGCCTGTCCCGGGAGCCCCAGGCTGCGCGCGCCCGCACCGCATCCCCGCTTTGCCCCGCGACCGCGCGCGCCTCCTCGTCCTCCCCCGCGCCTTTGTCTCCGTCTCCTTCTcgtttccttctcctttccctcctcttttGTGTCGGGCCAGACTCAGCCCCAGAAACCAGCCACCCTGCCGCGTCCGACTGCCAGGGATCCCGCACGCCGCGAG AAACCCAACACACAGCTATTCTGTCAGGCTGCCGAGAAAAGGCTGTTCCACAGTTGCAGCCCTGGTGAGGCAATGAGGCGGAAAGGTGGACGCACCTGCCTGGAGTGGTTGAAGGAAGGCAGTGAACATCCACGCTCCTGGGGTTGGTTTTCCTGGGCCTCTGTAGCTGTGCTGCTCACTGGGGCAGCCACTGACCACAAGAGGCTGCCGAGCGCTTGCAGTGTGGCCAGGCCAGACCAGGATGTTCTCCAACTGGGAAATACACACCCCCATTGTAAAGAATACTGTATGGAAAAAAGAATGTGA